A genomic window from Nocardioides rotundus includes:
- a CDS encoding sugar phosphate isomerase/epimerase family protein, with protein sequence MSTPAYLGTAPDSWGVWYADDPAQTPWQRFLDEVQASGYTRIELGPYGYLPTDPARLKDELDARGLTMTAGTIFEHLHRPDSWDSTWKDVSAAATLTAAMGARHLVVIPDFWRDPATGEVLEDSALSAEQWPAYARQMNELARRIREEFGLQIQFHPHADTHVDTHENVERFLHETDPDLVTLCLDTGHLSYCGGDNLKLIADYGPRIGYAHLKQVDPAVLARVEAEGMGFGEAVKLGVMCEPPQGVPEMPPILDALAGLDIELFAIVEQDMYPCDPDQPMPIAERTRAYLQGCGPLR encoded by the coding sequence ATGAGCACGCCCGCCTACCTCGGAACCGCCCCCGACTCCTGGGGTGTGTGGTACGCCGACGACCCGGCGCAGACCCCGTGGCAGCGCTTCCTGGACGAGGTCCAGGCCTCCGGCTACACGCGGATCGAGCTCGGGCCCTACGGCTACCTGCCCACCGACCCCGCCCGGCTCAAGGACGAGCTGGACGCCCGGGGGCTGACCATGACCGCCGGCACCATCTTCGAGCACCTGCACCGTCCGGACTCGTGGGACTCCACCTGGAAGGACGTCTCCGCCGCGGCCACGCTGACCGCCGCGATGGGCGCCCGGCACCTCGTGGTGATCCCCGACTTCTGGCGCGACCCCGCCACCGGCGAGGTGCTGGAGGACAGTGCGCTGAGCGCCGAGCAGTGGCCGGCGTACGCCCGGCAGATGAACGAGCTGGCCCGCCGGATCCGCGAGGAGTTCGGCCTGCAGATCCAGTTCCACCCGCACGCCGACACCCACGTGGACACCCACGAGAACGTCGAGCGGTTCCTGCACGAGACCGACCCCGACCTGGTCACCCTGTGCCTGGACACCGGTCACCTGTCCTACTGCGGCGGGGACAACCTGAAGCTGATCGCCGACTACGGCCCGCGGATCGGCTATGCCCACCTCAAGCAGGTCGACCCGGCCGTGCTGGCGCGGGTCGAGGCCGAGGGCATGGGCTTCGGCGAGGCGGTCAAGCTCGGCGTCATGTGCGAGCCGCCGCAGGGCGTCCCCGAGATGCCGCCGATCCTGGACGCGCTCGCCGGCCTGGACATCGAGCTGTTCGCCATCGTCGAGCAGGACATGTACCCCTGCGACCCGGACCAGCCGATGCCGATCGCCGAGCGCACCCGGGCCTACCTCCAGGGATGCGGGCCGCTGCGATGA
- the iolD gene encoding 3D-(3,5/4)-trihydroxycyclohexane-1,2-dione acylhydrolase (decyclizing) — translation MSATVRLTVAQATVEFLSHQWSERDGERQRLFAGCLGIFGHGNVAGVGQALLQQETLAHEAGEEPGLPYVLARNEQAMVHTAVAYARQRDRLQTWACTASVGPGSTNMLTGAALATINRIPVLLLPSGTFATRRSAPVLQELEAPYAGDVTVNDAFRPLSRYFDRVNRAEQLPGALLGAMRVLTDPVETGAVTVALPQDVQAEAHDWPVELFADRVWHIARPPAEVSRIEAAAELIRQAERPLLVAGGGVHYSGAEVALAALCDATGIPVGESQAGKGSLPHGHPQLLGAIGSTGTTAANAMAREADVVIGVGTRWQDFTTASRTAFGPDARFVNINVASFDAGKQSGVSVVADAREALTALAEELADWSVPQGYRDEQARLWGEWDERVEAAYRPGADVTDALADGLLTQGEVLGAVNELSDPRDVVLCAAGSMPGDLHKLWRVRDRKGYHVEYGYSCMGYEVPASIGIRWADPSRDVFAMVGDGGYLMMPTELVTAVQERTKVIVVLVQNQGFHSIGSLSEELGSQRFGTRYRYRSEDGTLDGDVLPVDLAANARSLGATVIEVASREELADAIKQAKAAPADGGPVVIHVRTDPTVYAPDSESWWDVPVSQVSDLESTQEAYARYLEHQQRQQNFLTPSESSEGA, via the coding sequence ATGAGCGCGACCGTGCGCCTGACGGTGGCCCAGGCCACCGTCGAGTTCCTGTCACACCAGTGGTCCGAGCGGGACGGCGAGCGGCAGCGGCTGTTCGCCGGCTGCCTGGGCATCTTCGGGCACGGCAACGTCGCCGGGGTCGGCCAGGCGCTGCTGCAGCAGGAGACGCTGGCCCACGAGGCCGGCGAGGAGCCCGGCCTGCCCTATGTCCTGGCGCGCAACGAGCAGGCGATGGTGCACACCGCGGTCGCCTACGCACGACAGCGGGACCGGCTGCAGACCTGGGCCTGCACCGCCTCGGTCGGCCCCGGGTCCACCAACATGCTGACCGGTGCCGCGCTGGCCACGATCAACCGGATCCCGGTGCTGCTGCTCCCCTCGGGGACCTTCGCCACCCGCCGGTCGGCCCCGGTGCTGCAGGAGCTGGAGGCGCCGTACGCCGGTGACGTGACGGTCAACGACGCCTTCCGGCCGCTCTCGCGATATTTCGACCGGGTCAACCGAGCCGAGCAGCTGCCCGGCGCCCTGCTGGGCGCGATGCGGGTGCTGACCGACCCGGTCGAGACCGGCGCCGTCACGGTCGCGCTGCCGCAGGACGTGCAGGCGGAGGCGCACGACTGGCCGGTCGAGCTCTTCGCCGACCGGGTATGGCACATCGCTCGGCCGCCGGCCGAGGTTTCCCGGATCGAGGCGGCCGCGGAGCTGATCCGGCAGGCGGAGCGGCCGTTGCTGGTCGCGGGCGGCGGTGTCCACTACTCCGGCGCCGAGGTCGCGCTCGCCGCGCTCTGCGACGCCACCGGGATCCCGGTGGGGGAGTCGCAGGCGGGCAAGGGCTCGCTGCCGCACGGCCACCCGCAGCTGCTCGGCGCGATCGGCTCGACCGGCACCACGGCGGCGAACGCGATGGCGCGCGAGGCCGACGTGGTGATCGGGGTCGGCACTCGGTGGCAGGACTTCACCACCGCCTCGCGCACCGCCTTCGGGCCCGACGCCCGGTTCGTCAACATCAACGTGGCGAGCTTCGACGCCGGCAAGCAGTCGGGGGTCTCGGTGGTCGCCGACGCCCGGGAGGCGCTCACCGCGCTCGCCGAGGAGCTCGCCGACTGGTCGGTGCCCCAGGGTTACCGCGACGAGCAGGCCCGGCTGTGGGGCGAGTGGGACGAGCGCGTGGAGGCGGCGTACCGCCCCGGCGCCGACGTCACCGACGCGCTCGCGGACGGCCTGCTCACCCAGGGCGAGGTCCTCGGCGCGGTCAACGAGCTCTCCGACCCGCGCGACGTGGTGCTGTGCGCCGCCGGCTCGATGCCGGGCGACCTGCACAAGCTGTGGCGGGTGCGGGACCGCAAGGGCTACCACGTGGAGTACGGCTACTCCTGCATGGGCTATGAGGTGCCGGCCTCGATCGGCATCCGGTGGGCCGACCCGAGCCGGGACGTGTTCGCGATGGTCGGCGACGGCGGCTACCTGATGATGCCGACCGAGCTGGTGACCGCCGTGCAGGAGCGGACCAAGGTGATCGTGGTCCTGGTGCAGAACCAGGGCTTCCACTCCATCGGCTCGCTGTCGGAGGAGCTCGGCTCCCAGCGCTTCGGCACCCGTTACCGCTACCGCTCCGAGGACGGGACGCTCGACGGCGACGTACTCCCCGTGGACCTGGCCGCGAACGCCCGCAGCCTCGGCGCGACGGTGATCGAGGTGGCCTCCCGCGAGGAGCTGGCCGACGCGATCAAGCAGGCCAAGGCCGCCCCCGCCGATGGCGGTCCCGTCGTCATCCACGTGCGCACCGATCCGACCGTCTACGCCCCCGACAGCGAGTCGTGGTGGGACGTCCCGGTCAGCCAGGTCTCGGACCTGGAGAGCACCCAGGAGGCCTACGCGCGCTACCTGGAGCACCAGCAGCGACAGCAGAACTTCCTGACCCCCAGCGAATCCAGCGAAGGAGCATGA
- the iolB gene encoding 5-deoxy-glucuronate isomerase encodes MSDQQWVVRADAAPRDGFDLVIDDRTEGWQHTGLRIATLDAGEQLEVPAGAWEYVVVPLAGPVDVAAAGPSGTEAGASLAGRASVFAGPTDVAFVPAGWSLRLTGAGEGSRVALCAAAVPGGAASYPFRHVRVDEVPVELRGAGIASREVRNFGVPDVLGADRIIACEVVTPAGNWSSYPPHKHDEERDGEETELEEIYYFEVQRERSEPAGPGEGQPGEAGQSRPVGYQRVYGTDERPIDVLAEVRTGDVVLVPHGWHGPAMAPPGYDLYYLNVMAGPGPVRAWLICDDPAHAWVRDTWGDQQVDPRLPMGGET; translated from the coding sequence ATGAGCGACCAGCAGTGGGTGGTGCGCGCCGACGCCGCACCGCGCGACGGCTTCGACCTGGTGATCGACGACCGGACCGAGGGCTGGCAGCACACCGGCCTGCGGATCGCCACGCTGGACGCGGGTGAGCAGCTGGAGGTGCCCGCCGGGGCCTGGGAGTACGTCGTCGTGCCGCTCGCCGGCCCGGTCGACGTCGCCGCCGCGGGCCCCAGCGGCACCGAGGCGGGTGCGTCCCTGGCCGGGCGGGCCTCCGTCTTCGCCGGGCCCACCGACGTGGCCTTCGTCCCGGCCGGCTGGTCGCTCCGGCTGACCGGTGCGGGGGAGGGCAGCCGGGTGGCGCTCTGTGCCGCCGCGGTGCCGGGCGGCGCCGCGTCGTACCCCTTCCGGCACGTCCGGGTGGACGAGGTCCCGGTCGAGCTGCGCGGTGCCGGCATCGCCTCCCGCGAGGTGCGCAACTTCGGTGTCCCCGACGTGCTCGGCGCCGACCGGATCATCGCCTGCGAGGTGGTGACGCCCGCCGGCAACTGGAGCTCCTACCCCCCGCACAAGCACGACGAGGAGCGGGACGGGGAGGAGACCGAGCTCGAGGAGATCTACTACTTCGAGGTCCAGCGCGAGCGAAGCGAGCCTGCTGGACCTGGAGAAGGACAGCCCGGCGAAGCCGGCCAGAGCCGTCCAGTGGGCTACCAGCGCGTCTACGGCACCGACGAGCGGCCCATCGACGTCCTCGCCGAGGTGCGCACCGGGGACGTGGTGCTGGTGCCGCACGGCTGGCACGGGCCCGCCATGGCGCCCCCGGGCTACGACCTCTACTACCTGAACGTGATGGCCGGTCCCGGGCCGGTCCGGGCCTGGCTGATCTGCGACGACCCGGCGCACGCCTGGGTCCGCGACACCTGGGGCGACCAGCAGGTCGACCCCCGGCTGCCCATGGGAGGAGAAACATGA
- a CDS encoding substrate-binding domain-containing protein, producing the protein MSRHTRARVVALAAALTLGLTACSSSGGRQQEESSGMNAGQANTEEITIAMITHQAPGDTFWDIIRKGAEAAAAKDNVNLEYTNDPDATKQAQLIQAAIDKDVDGIAVTDPNTGAIGPAIKAAIEADIPVTMFNAGGTDAMDLGALGYFGQAETDAGNAVGERLVEDGAKNVLCVIQEQGQQQLEDRCDGIIEGAGSGTKVQRLYVDGRDSAAVVTNIEAKLTEDDSVDWVVTLGAPFALNAVDAVQSAGSEAKIGTFDTNAELVKAVEAGDVQWAIDQQPFLQGYLAVDSLWLYINNGNTIGGGGNVATGPAFIDQENIDQVSKFAANGTR; encoded by the coding sequence ATGTCCCGACACACACGAGCACGCGTGGTGGCCCTCGCCGCGGCGCTGACGCTGGGCCTCACCGCCTGCTCCTCCAGCGGAGGACGGCAGCAGGAGGAGAGCTCAGGCATGAACGCCGGGCAGGCGAACACCGAGGAGATCACCATCGCGATGATCACCCACCAGGCCCCGGGCGACACGTTCTGGGACATCATCCGCAAGGGCGCCGAGGCCGCGGCGGCCAAGGACAACGTCAACCTGGAGTACACCAACGATCCCGACGCGACCAAGCAGGCGCAGCTGATCCAGGCCGCCATCGACAAGGACGTGGACGGCATCGCGGTCACCGACCCGAACACCGGCGCCATCGGCCCGGCGATCAAGGCGGCGATCGAGGCCGACATCCCGGTGACCATGTTCAACGCCGGCGGCACCGACGCGATGGACTTGGGGGCGCTGGGCTACTTCGGCCAGGCCGAGACCGACGCCGGCAACGCGGTGGGCGAGCGGCTGGTCGAGGACGGCGCGAAGAACGTGCTCTGCGTGATCCAGGAGCAGGGGCAGCAGCAGCTCGAGGACCGCTGCGACGGCATCATCGAGGGCGCCGGGTCGGGCACCAAGGTGCAGAGGCTGTACGTCGACGGCCGGGACTCCGCCGCCGTGGTCACCAACATCGAGGCCAAGCTGACCGAGGACGACAGCGTCGACTGGGTGGTCACTCTCGGCGCGCCGTTCGCCCTGAACGCGGTGGACGCCGTCCAGAGCGCCGGCAGCGAGGCCAAGATCGGCACCTTCGACACCAACGCCGAGCTGGTCAAGGCGGTCGAGGCGGGCGACGTCCAGTGGGCGATCGACCAGCAGCCCTTCCTGCAGGGCTACCTCGCGGTGGACTCGCTGTGGCTCTACATCAACAACGGCAACACCATCGGCGGCGGCGGCAACGTCGCGACCGGGCCGGCCTTCATCGACCAGGAGAACATCGACCAGGTCTCGAAGTTCGCCGCGAACGGCACCCGGTAG